The Acinetobacter shaoyimingii DNA segment TATGACGGTTGTTTGTGGTGATTCACACACAGCAACACATGGTGCATTCGGTTGTTTGGCACACGGTATTGGTACATCTGAAGTTGAACATGTATTGGCGACTCAATGCTTGGTTCAAAAGAAAATGAAAAACATGTTGGTTCGTGTTGACGGTAAGTTAGGTCAAGGCGTAACACCAAAAGACGTGGTTTTAGCGATTATCGGTAAAATTGGTACTGCTGGCGGTACAGGACATGCAATCGAATTTGGTGGTCAAGTATTCCGTGATATGTCGATTGAAGGTCGTATGACGGTATGTAACATGGCAATCGAAGGCGGTGCCCGTGTGGGTATGGTTGCAGTCGATGAAAAGACCATTGAATACGTCAAAGATCGTCCATATGCACCAAAAGGTGAACAGTGGGATGCAGCTGTAGAATATTGGAATACTTTACATTCTGATGAAGACGCTCATTTCGATACTGTTGTGGTCTTACAAGGTGAAGAGATTGAACCTCAAGTATCTTGGGGAACATCTCCTGAGATGGTGGTTCCAGTTTCTGCTGCTGTACCAACTTTAGAACAAGCTAAAGATGACGTTCAACGCAATGACTGGACACGTGCTTATAAATACATGGGCTTAACGGGTGGTCAGGCATTGGCTGATATCCAACTTGATCGTGTATTTATTGGTTCATGCACTAACTCACGGATTGAAGATATTCGTGCAGCAGCTGAAGTTGCCAAAGGTAAAAAAGTTGCAAGCACAATCAAACAGGCGATGGTGGTTCCAGGTTCTGGTTTAGTCAAAGCGCAAGCGGAAGCTGAAGGCTTAGACAAAATCTTAATTGAAGCGGGTTTTGAATGGCGCGAACCGGGTTGTTCAATGTGTTTGGCAATGAATGCAGACAAATTACAACCGGGTGAGCATTGTGCATCAACCTCGAACCGTAACTTTGAAGGTCGTCAGGGTAATGGCGGTCGTACTCACTTGGTGAGTCCAGCAATGGCGGCAGCGGCGGCAATTGCAGGTCACTTTGTGGATGTGAGAAGTTTGTAATGAAATCTGTTTTGTATTTGGGTACAAAGAACTACTCTTCATGGTCATTACGTCCTTGGCTTGTCGCTAAAAAGGCAGGTTTTGACTTTGAAGAAGTGGTGATTGATTTCGATCAGCCCGATACAAAACAAAAAATTCAGGCAGTTTCACCGAGTGGAAAAGTGCCAGTTTGGGTGGATGAGCATGTTCGAATTTGGGATTCACTAGCAATTTGTGAATATTTCGCTGAACAAGTGCCATCTTTATGGCCATCAGACCCTATTCAACGTGCCCAAGCGCGAGCTGTTAGTGCTGAAATGCATAGTGGGTTTCCTGCATTACGTTCAGAAATGGGTATGAATGTTCGTGCTTATCTACGTGGTATCGAACTCAGTGAAGCTGCTAAAAATGATTTAAAACGAATTGAAGTGATCTGGACAGCGTTACTAGAAGCTCAGAGCAATAACCCTAATGCAGAAGGTTGGTTGTTTGGGCGGTTTAGTATTGCTGATGCGATGTTTGCACCTGTAGCAATTCGCTTGAATGGCTATGCAGTCCCGATGTCTGCCAGTATGAAAGCGTATCAAGCGCAGTTCTATGCAGACCCAGATTTTCAACAATGGATTAAAGATGCTGAAGAAGATACTTTGATTGTGCCTCGCTTAGAAATCGGGCAGGACAATGAAGAATACAACGCTATTCAGCCCAATGATAAGGCTTAAATAATGAAAGCATATACAGTTGAACAAGGTATTGTTGCACCATTAGACCGTGCGAATGTCGATACTGATTTAATTATTCCAAAACAGTTTTTGAAATCGATCAAACGTACCGGTTTTGGTGACAATCTATTTGATGAACTTCGTTATTTAGATGAAGGTTATCCAGGTCAAGACAATTCTAAACGTCCAAAGAATCCTGATTTTGTGTTAAATCAACCACGTTACCAAGGTGCAACAGTGTTAATTTCACGTGCCAACTTTGGTTGTGGTTCAAGTCGTGAACATGCGCCTTGGGCATTGGAAGAATATGGTTTTCGTACCGTGATTGCGCCAAGTTATGCAGATATTTTCTTTAACAACAGCTTTAAAAATGGCATGTTGCCTGTGATTTTATCTGAAGAGATTGTTGATCAGTTATTTAAAGAATGTGCTGCAACAGAAGGCTATCAGTTAACCATTGATTTAGAAGCGCAAGAAGTTCGTACACCATCGGGTGAAAGCTTTAAGTTTGAAGTTGATCCATTCCGTAAACACTGTTTATTGAATGGCTTAGATGATATTGGTTTGACTTTACAAGTAAGCGATGACATTCGTGCTTATGAAGAGAAAACGCAAAAATCACGCCCTTGGGTCTTCCAAGAAATTCGTGGCTAAGACTTCTCAGCTGTCGCTCTAGTTGTTTTGCTCAACTCTTGCTAATATCAATGCAAAATAATGTTAACTATATTGCAGAATTAGCTGAGGTTGAGTCACAACTATGGTGAAAGTTTTCAGGCAATTGGCTGTCCTAGGTTTGGTGGTGAATGCATTGACAGCCTGCCAAAGTGTGAGTACGTCACAAATAAAAAATGTGAAAGAAACACCACGAACAGAAACTAATGCGCTCATTTACTGTGCTGGAACAGCAAATTGTGAATTTGAGCGCTGGAATCAGATTGAAATTGTAAATGCGAAGAACAAGCATTTAAGCAAGAAAGCAGTACAGAATGGGATTGTCCGTTTACAAACTCAATCTCTAAAAGATGCAAATGCATTGTATCTTTCTGTTCCTCAGGGAACGCATGAAGTGGTCATTCGTTTTTATCCCGTGTCGCGTGATAAAGCAGAGACACTACATGTGATCCATAAGTTTAATTCAAAGTATCGCTATACATTTAAAATGTATCGTGCGAGAGGGAAAAATAAAGACACCTTATTAAAGGTTTCTCCACCTGATCCACTTTGTGTTGACTTAAAACGAGAGCAGAAAACCATTCGCCGTTTCTGCAAACCTTACAATGTCTTGAATGGCTTGGGTGAGTTTGTAGAACAAAAAATTTAAAACCCGTTAGTGATCATCACTGACACATAAAATGGAATAACTCATGTCTAAACATATTTTGATTTTAGCTGGTGACGGCATTGGCCCAGAAATTGTAAAAGCTGCTGAGCAAGTGTTGACACGTGTCAATGAAAAATTCAATTTAGGTTTAACGTGGGAACAAGGCTTATTGGGCGGTGCTGCAATTGACGCTCATGGTTCACCTTATCCTGAGGTTACTTCTGCTCAAGCAAAAAAAGCTGATGCGATTTTGTTAGGTGCAGTGGGTGGTCCTAAATGGGACACGATTGAGCGCTCAATTCGTCCAGAACGTGGTTTATTGAAACTACGTAGCGAATTGAACTTATTTGCAAACTTACGTCCTGCTATTCTTT contains these protein-coding regions:
- the leuC gene encoding 3-isopropylmalate dehydratase large subunit — encoded protein: MAGETQKAKTESAKTLYDKLWDDHLVKQRDDGSALLYIDRHLLHEVTSPQAFEGLQLAGRKPWRLSANVATPDHNVPTSTKERSEGIAGIEDDTSRIQVQTLDDNCKTFNVVQFDINDVRQGIAHVVGPEQGLTLPGMTVVCGDSHTATHGAFGCLAHGIGTSEVEHVLATQCLVQKKMKNMLVRVDGKLGQGVTPKDVVLAIIGKIGTAGGTGHAIEFGGQVFRDMSIEGRMTVCNMAIEGGARVGMVAVDEKTIEYVKDRPYAPKGEQWDAAVEYWNTLHSDEDAHFDTVVVLQGEEIEPQVSWGTSPEMVVPVSAAVPTLEQAKDDVQRNDWTRAYKYMGLTGGQALADIQLDRVFIGSCTNSRIEDIRAAAEVAKGKKVASTIKQAMVVPGSGLVKAQAEAEGLDKILIEAGFEWREPGCSMCLAMNADKLQPGEHCASTSNRNFEGRQGNGGRTHLVSPAMAAAAAIAGHFVDVRSL
- a CDS encoding glutathione S-transferase family protein, producing MKSVLYLGTKNYSSWSLRPWLVAKKAGFDFEEVVIDFDQPDTKQKIQAVSPSGKVPVWVDEHVRIWDSLAICEYFAEQVPSLWPSDPIQRAQARAVSAEMHSGFPALRSEMGMNVRAYLRGIELSEAAKNDLKRIEVIWTALLEAQSNNPNAEGWLFGRFSIADAMFAPVAIRLNGYAVPMSASMKAYQAQFYADPDFQQWIKDAEEDTLIVPRLEIGQDNEEYNAIQPNDKA
- the leuD gene encoding 3-isopropylmalate dehydratase small subunit — encoded protein: MKAYTVEQGIVAPLDRANVDTDLIIPKQFLKSIKRTGFGDNLFDELRYLDEGYPGQDNSKRPKNPDFVLNQPRYQGATVLISRANFGCGSSREHAPWALEEYGFRTVIAPSYADIFFNNSFKNGMLPVILSEEIVDQLFKECAATEGYQLTIDLEAQEVRTPSGESFKFEVDPFRKHCLLNGLDDIGLTLQVSDDIRAYEEKTQKSRPWVFQEIRG